The sequence below is a genomic window from Lolium perenne isolate Kyuss_39 chromosome 4, Kyuss_2.0, whole genome shotgun sequence.
aaccattgtTATCCGGTTTACCGCTGAGATATAGCTATGCTTAATGTTTGCTTCCCTGTTGCAGTTTGAGCCAGAAAGGTTGAGCGTACAAATTGTAGCGCGCATATTGATTAAGGTCAGCGAACAACTAAAGGGTGCACCAATTTTTTGAGTAACACCTTCTGTTGCTTCGTTCTCATCTGCTTAGCTTGTTGTTTATTGACAGGCTCTCATGGCAATGCCTGCCCCGGACTTCAGCTTATGCCTATTCTTGATTCCTGAACATGTGGTATGAGAAATATATATGCTGCTTTACGTCTTCAACTGGAATTGATCTTTTCTCGTCATCTACATATTTATGTTTCTCAACCAAATGCTATTGAACATGCAACTTAGAAGAGTCCAGAATTAAGACAGATGTTGATTTAGCTGTGAATGTTCAgtgacctatttgtcatcaaagcTGATTGTTACATTGACCTTGAAACATATGTAAGACATGTAGACCTGGAGATGCAAATGTTGTAACTTGCCGTAGGCTAATAGGTGATGGAACCAGCATCTTTATGTTcaatatgtgctcatttgcacatCAAGGACATCATGCAAAGTAATGTGCATTTTTATCTGAACTATTCCTTCTGATTACTGAAATATTGAAATTTCACACAAGTCTAATTAGTCTTGCAGATGTGTAAGATGTGAGATATCTATACTGCGTCTTTTTAGTTGCGCATTTGTTAATacttcctccgattcatattaattggctCTAATATGAAtggatctagacacattttagttctagatacatccatattagagtcaagtaATATAAATTGGAGGGAGTAGCATTTTTGTTGGATCTCCTGAAATGAGCTGCCATTATGTGGAGTTGACTTGTATGCTTTTTTTATTTTAGCAAATGGAGGAGCAGTTCAAGACCCTGATAGTCCTTTCTCACTACCTAGAGGTACGTGCATGGTCTGACTAATCGACCAATCTATAGATGTCTATGAACTAGCGTGTATTGAGTATTGATCGCTAACCTCAAGTTATCTGCTTACAGACTGGTAGGTTCCGCCAGTTTTGGGACGAGGCATCAAAGAACCGTAACATATTGGAAGTTGTTCCAGGTATATGCTTCTCGTGACATTGAAGCTTAGTTGGCTCTATGCTGTTAAGTGAACCGGTTGCTAGCAGTTGTACTACGAGTTCACGTGCATGTTAATACCCACATAGGATTCCTTGAATAGTTCTGAACCATTtcaggccttgtttacttctctCGTATTTTTCTTCCCAATGGGTATGGGGATGGGTGGGGATTTGTTGTTCACCCAATTCCCTCAAATACCCTTCCCCAAAAATACACTAGTATGATGGAGAGTTTTTTTTTTAGGTAAAAAATGTCGGGATGGGAGGGGATATCTCGGGATTATGTCGTTCAAAACCGGAGAAGTAAACGGACTAGTGGGGATTTTCCGGGATATGAAataatcccctcccatccccataaataccctagaagtaaacaaggcctcaGTGTTTTCCTTCCAATTTCGTCAACAGACTTTGCAGTAGAGATTTTTTGCTTTACTGTATCTGCTAAAGAAGCTTACTTCTGCACAACCCTTTTTTGTTACCCTTTTTGTTTTTATTGTGCATTTATAAGGCATAAGCATGTCAAACAAAATAAGTGTTTCTTGTTGACTAGATTTTTAAAAATCCTAATTGACAACTGCTACTGCGCTTTCCCTACCTGTGGTCAGTTCCATGGTATCTTTTGCCAATTGATATGAGTTCTTCTCTTGTATCTGAAGATGAAGTTTGACTGACATAATGAGTTTCTTTTGAAGGTTTTGAGCAGGCAATCCAAGGCTATGCTATTCATGTGCTCTCCTTAACATACCAGAAAGTTCCTAGGCCAGTTCTAGCAGAGGTACAATAATATGTATCCATAGTATTTCTTTATGAGCTCATGGCAATTTAAGCATTATATTAGGCGACCTATTCTCTATACATTACATACCAACCAAAAGCAATCACCATCAGCCAAATCATGCTATTTATCTAATTTGGTTTATTTTCAGGCTATCAACATTGAAGGTCTTGCACTGGACAAGTTTATGGAGTATCATGCTGCAAACTCAGGATGGGTAATTGAGAAGGGTGGACGCTCTCAACTGATTGTCCTTCCACGCAACGAGTTCAATCACCCCGAACTCAAGAAGAACGCAGCTGACACCGTTCCGTTCGAGCACATCACTCGCATATTCCCTGTCTTGAGCTGATTGAACAACCATGACCGAATTGACATTGAGCACTTCTGTGGTCTTGGTTGCACACAGACCTCCTGAGAGTTTTCTAGAACATGAGCGAATGAAGAAAGCTAGTCTTGGCAATTGTATTTTCTCTTCTGTGGTGTAGCGCGTTTTTACGTTTCCAGATTGTGGGGTGCGCCTGTGTTAGCTAAATGAGTACCAAGTGATGTTTCCTAATGCATTCCTGTCGACATGTTACAATTGCCTGAAA
It includes:
- the LOC127301350 gene encoding eukaryotic translation initiation factor 3 subunit K, which codes for MTNDQPAETFTVEEIVAANPYNPDILNDLEVFVNEQVSSQAYNLDANLSLLRLYQFEPERLSVQIVARILIKALMAMPAPDFSLCLFLIPEHVQMEEQFKTLIVLSHYLETGRFRQFWDEASKNRNILEVVPGFEQAIQGYAIHVLSLTYQKVPRPVLAEAINIEGLALDKFMEYHAANSGWVIEKGGRSQLIVLPRNEFNHPELKKNAADTVPFEHITRIFPVLS